In Streptomyces sp. RFCAC02, the following proteins share a genomic window:
- a CDS encoding aminoglycoside phosphotransferase family protein — protein sequence MSGTPNVDPVPERFPADAALVRRLVSAQSPRWAGLPVRPVAEEGWDNRTFRLGSDMSVRLPSAAAYAEAVDKEHRWLPVLARRLPLRIPVPLAKGAPGEGYPHAWSVYRWLSGEPASRENIADPVRFAGSLAAFLAALRRVDPVGGPAPGQHNWFRGGPLLTYDGEVRRALGALAGRVRADAVAEVWRCAVRAPWDGRPVWFHGDVAPGNLLVRDGELTAVIDFGTCGVGDPACDLTIAWTLLSGESRTALRDGLSADPALWARGRGWALWKALTTWAGALRSGGGDAAAARHVVDQLIAET from the coding sequence ATGAGCGGGACGCCGAACGTGGACCCCGTTCCCGAGCGTTTCCCCGCGGACGCCGCGCTGGTACGGCGGTTGGTCTCCGCCCAGTCCCCGCGGTGGGCCGGCCTGCCGGTGCGGCCCGTCGCCGAAGAGGGCTGGGACAACCGGACGTTCCGCCTCGGGAGCGACATGTCGGTGCGGCTGCCCAGCGCGGCGGCGTACGCGGAGGCCGTCGACAAGGAACACCGGTGGCTGCCCGTCCTCGCCCGACGCCTGCCGTTGCGCATCCCCGTTCCCCTGGCCAAGGGCGCGCCCGGTGAGGGCTATCCCCACGCGTGGTCGGTGTACCGGTGGCTGAGCGGTGAGCCCGCGAGCAGGGAGAACATCGCCGATCCCGTCCGGTTCGCCGGCTCACTCGCCGCGTTCCTGGCCGCTCTTCGGCGCGTCGACCCGGTCGGCGGTCCGGCGCCGGGGCAGCACAACTGGTTCAGGGGCGGGCCGCTCCTCACCTACGACGGCGAGGTGCGGCGGGCGCTCGGGGCACTGGCCGGGCGGGTGCGCGCCGATGCCGTCGCCGAGGTCTGGCGGTGCGCGGTGCGGGCGCCCTGGGACGGCCGGCCGGTCTGGTTCCACGGCGACGTGGCGCCGGGCAACCTCCTGGTGCGGGACGGGGAGTTGACCGCCGTCATCGATTTCGGCACGTGCGGCGTCGGGGACCCCGCCTGCGACCTGACGATCGCGTGGACCCTGCTGTCGGGAGAGAGCCGCACTGCGCTCCGCGACGGCCTGTCGGCGGACCCGGCGCTGTGGGCGCGGGGACGCGGCTGGGCGCTCTGGAAAGCCCTGACCACGTGGGCCGGTGCGCTGCGCTCCGGAGGGGGCGACGCGGCGGCGGCGCGACACGTCGTCGATCAACTCATCGCCGAGACCTGA
- a CDS encoding TetR/AcrR family transcriptional regulator has protein sequence MPEQPQTSRGAATYRRILDAATEEFAQHGIAGARIARIVTAARTNKAQLYGYFGDKERLFDAIFLGSLERITNVVPIDADDLAEWAVRLYDEYLRRPDLIRLATWARLERRPAGHLVETHQHYDDRKLAAIAEAQAAGRVRAGDPFDIMAMVIAMSMAWSPVSNVYAASSQEPDAVHDQRRALLRVCVQSATATGGGGASPS, from the coding sequence ATGCCGGAACAGCCCCAGACCTCGCGAGGCGCCGCGACCTACCGGCGCATCCTGGACGCGGCCACCGAAGAGTTCGCCCAGCACGGCATCGCCGGGGCGCGCATCGCACGCATCGTGACGGCAGCGCGCACGAACAAGGCACAGCTCTACGGCTACTTCGGCGACAAAGAACGACTCTTCGATGCGATCTTCCTCGGCTCGCTGGAACGCATCACCAACGTCGTGCCCATCGACGCCGACGATCTCGCGGAGTGGGCCGTCCGCCTCTACGACGAGTACCTGCGCCGCCCCGACCTCATCCGGCTGGCGACCTGGGCACGACTGGAGCGCCGGCCCGCCGGGCACCTCGTCGAGACCCACCAGCACTACGACGACCGCAAGCTCGCGGCCATCGCCGAGGCCCAGGCCGCCGGGCGGGTCCGCGCAGGTGACCCGTTCGACATCATGGCCATGGTCATCGCCATGTCCATGGCCTGGTCACCGGTCAGCAACGTGTACGCGGCCAGCAGTCAAGAACCCGATGCCGTACATGACCAGCGCCGCGCCCTCCTCCGCGTCTGCGTCCAGAGCGCCACAGCGACCGGCGGAGGCGGCGCATCACCCTCATGA
- a CDS encoding NAD(P)-dependent alcohol dehydrogenase: MRTTTGWRAAGPTGLRRTSLERRDLRPDDIAVQVDYCGVCHSDLHALHAYGRHTKAPLVPGHEFTGVVIEAGPEVTTFSVGDRVAVGNIVDSCGACAMCEAGQENFCHSFPTLTYGGTDRQDGSTTLGGYSREYVVRDTFAYPLPSGLDPAAAASLMCAGVTVWEPLRSLGVGPGSRVAVAGLGGLGHLAVKMAVALGATTTVISRTRDKRDDARRLGAHDFIDSTDSRQMATARDTFDVVIDTISASHDLAPYLKLVAMDGTLSLLGYLGPVTVEVTDLLIGRKKLSSAGSGGRLATAEMLQFCADSSVAADIEILPSSQVGTALDRLRRKDVRYRFVLDMSDLD, encoded by the coding sequence GTGCGAACGACCACCGGATGGCGGGCGGCCGGCCCGACGGGGCTGCGGCGCACGTCGCTGGAGCGCCGTGACCTGCGCCCGGACGACATCGCGGTGCAGGTCGACTACTGCGGCGTGTGCCACAGCGATCTGCACGCCCTGCACGCCTACGGCCGGCACACGAAAGCGCCCCTGGTGCCCGGTCACGAATTCACCGGTGTGGTGATCGAGGCCGGCCCCGAGGTGACCACCTTCTCGGTCGGTGACCGCGTCGCGGTGGGCAATATCGTCGACTCCTGCGGCGCGTGCGCCATGTGCGAAGCCGGACAGGAGAATTTCTGCCACTCCTTCCCGACCCTGACCTACGGCGGCACCGACCGGCAGGACGGGTCGACCACCCTGGGCGGCTACTCCCGCGAGTACGTCGTGCGCGACACCTTCGCCTACCCGCTCCCCTCCGGCCTCGACCCGGCCGCCGCCGCCTCGCTGATGTGCGCCGGCGTCACCGTCTGGGAACCTCTGCGCTCCCTCGGCGTGGGCCCCGGCAGTCGCGTCGCCGTGGCCGGGCTCGGCGGCCTGGGCCACCTCGCGGTCAAGATGGCCGTGGCACTCGGCGCCACCACGACCGTCATCAGCCGCACCCGCGACAAGCGCGACGACGCCCGCAGGCTCGGCGCTCACGACTTCATCGACTCCACTGACAGCCGGCAGATGGCCACGGCACGCGACACCTTCGACGTCGTCATCGACACCATTTCCGCCTCTCACGACCTGGCCCCGTATCTGAAGCTGGTGGCGATGGACGGCACTCTCAGCCTCCTCGGGTACTTGGGCCCCGTCACCGTCGAGGTCACGGACCTGCTCATCGGCCGCAAGAAGCTCAGTTCCGCGGGGAGCGGAGGACGCCTGGCGACAGCCGAGATGCTCCAGTTCTGCGCCGACAGCAGCGTCGCCGCCGACATCGAGATACTCCCGTCGTCACAGGTGGGCACGGCGCTCGACCGTCTCCGGCGAAAGGACGTCCGCTACCGATTCGTGCTCGACATGTCCGACCTGGACTGA
- a CDS encoding DUF5708 family protein yields the protein MSPATKNLAEGAVTLLVGLALRLFAGGVDTPVVSLTKVGVVLMVLGGVLICAGLFHTARATGTRR from the coding sequence ATGAGCCCTGCGACCAAGAACCTGGCTGAAGGAGCCGTTACCCTCCTCGTCGGCTTGGCATTGAGATTGTTCGCCGGAGGGGTGGACACACCGGTCGTCAGCCTCACCAAGGTGGGAGTCGTTCTCATGGTGCTCGGCGGTGTCCTGATATGCGCGGGCCTCTTCCACACGGCCAGAGCCACAGGCACGCGGCGCTGA